One stretch of Saccharomonospora xinjiangensis XJ-54 DNA includes these proteins:
- a CDS encoding ABC transporter ATP-binding protein, protein MLSVDGVTKRHGCRAVLSDVTFEALPGRVTGFLGPNGAGKSCTLRILLGLDRPTAGTALIAGRAYRSLRNPLRTVGSMLDGSGAHRSRTARNHLTWVARSNGISKRRVNEVLEQAGLADTGRTRVGRFSLGMGQRLGLATALLGEPAALVLDEPMNGLDPEGIRWLRGLLRAQADAGGTVLLSSHLMSEVAEIADDLVVISAGSVVAAGPLAQVTAGYDTLEDAFFALTATTPEGEGR, encoded by the coding sequence ATGCTTTCCGTAGACGGTGTCACCAAGCGACACGGCTGTCGAGCTGTGCTCTCCGACGTCACGTTCGAGGCTCTTCCCGGTCGCGTCACGGGGTTCCTCGGACCGAACGGGGCTGGCAAATCCTGCACCTTGCGCATCTTGCTCGGTCTGGACCGGCCCACCGCGGGAACGGCGCTGATCGCCGGGCGGGCGTACCGGAGTCTGCGCAACCCCTTACGCACGGTCGGATCCATGCTGGACGGGTCCGGCGCTCACCGCTCCCGCACCGCCCGCAACCACCTGACATGGGTCGCCCGCAGCAATGGCATTTCGAAGCGACGCGTGAACGAGGTACTCGAACAGGCCGGACTCGCAGACACTGGACGCACCCGCGTAGGGAGGTTCTCGCTCGGCATGGGGCAGCGGCTTGGGCTCGCCACCGCGCTCCTGGGGGAGCCAGCCGCGCTCGTGCTCGACGAGCCGATGAACGGGTTGGACCCCGAAGGCATCCGGTGGCTGCGTGGCCTGCTGCGCGCCCAGGCAGATGCGGGAGGCACGGTGCTGTTGTCCAGTCACCTGATGAGCGAGGTCGCCGAAATCGCCGACGACCTTGTGGTGATCAGTGCAGGTAGCGTCGTGGCCGCAGGCCCGCTCGCTCAGGTCACAGCGGGGTACGACACGCTCGAGGACGCGTTCTTCGCTCTCACCGCCACGACCCCGGAGGGGGAAGGGCGATGA
- a CDS encoding sensor histidine kinase has product MDSGRPRWRPRAWLVALFVLITVALALTTVGVARPVATWVVLGVAVAITISVVGWAFTRTRTQRERYENDLAAWAAERATQIERLRIAADLHDLVSHGLGLITVRAAAARSVTGPDGEAERVSALADVERTSRETTTELRRMLNVLRSPGAAPLRPADTIDDLPAIVKAANDARVTASLDIDELDDVSPGAQLTVCAVVREALNNTVRHAGPTSARVSVHRSQESVVVDVRDAGPRSGWRPQPGAGHGLDGLRQRITALGGTLHAVPEGNGFRLTAHIPDRERL; this is encoded by the coding sequence ATGGACAGCGGTCGGCCGAGGTGGCGCCCACGTGCGTGGCTCGTGGCCCTGTTCGTGCTGATCACCGTCGCCCTCGCCCTGACCACGGTCGGGGTCGCCCGCCCGGTCGCGACCTGGGTCGTGCTCGGTGTGGCCGTCGCCATCACGATCTCCGTGGTGGGCTGGGCATTCACCCGGACCAGGACGCAGCGCGAACGGTACGAGAACGACCTCGCGGCATGGGCTGCGGAGCGTGCGACGCAGATTGAGCGACTGCGGATCGCCGCGGACCTGCACGACCTGGTGTCCCACGGCCTCGGGCTCATCACCGTTCGCGCCGCCGCGGCCCGCAGTGTGACAGGACCGGACGGCGAGGCGGAGCGAGTGAGCGCGCTGGCCGACGTCGAGCGCACCAGCCGCGAGACCACCACCGAGCTCCGCCGGATGCTGAACGTTCTGCGCAGCCCCGGTGCGGCACCGCTGCGCCCGGCCGACACCATCGACGACCTGCCCGCGATCGTGAAAGCCGCCAACGACGCACGGGTGACAGCCAGCCTGGACATCGACGAACTGGACGACGTGTCGCCCGGCGCGCAGCTCACCGTCTGCGCCGTCGTCCGTGAGGCCCTGAACAACACCGTCCGGCACGCGGGCCCCACGAGTGCGCGCGTCAGCGTCCACCGGAGCCAGGAGTCCGTCGTCGTGGACGTGCGGGATGCCGGACCGCGAAGCGGCTGGCGGCCACAACCCGGGGCTGGCCACGGCCTCGACGGCCTGCGCCAGCGCATCACCGCCCTCGGAGGCACCCTGCACGCAGTGCCCGAGGGAAACGGATTCCGCCTCACCGCCCATATCCCCGATCGGGAACGCCTGTGA
- a CDS encoding response regulator, whose amino-acid sequence MTDLGYGRPAISVLIVDDQPLLRHSLAILVEGSPDLEVVGEAATGREAVRLARKVVPDVILMDIRMTDGDGIEATRSITADPSLATCRVLVLSMFELDEYVYGALRAGAGGFLLKDAQPDQLVDAIRRTHAGESLFAPAILIRLVECYVNRPAASPVRRLDALTERETEVLTLVGRGLSNDEIATALTISIKTVKTHIGNLLAKLRARDRAQLVIAAYESGLVSRS is encoded by the coding sequence GTGACCGATCTCGGATATGGGCGGCCCGCGATCTCCGTTCTCATCGTCGATGACCAGCCCCTGCTCCGGCACAGCCTCGCCATCCTCGTCGAGGGCTCGCCGGACCTCGAAGTCGTCGGAGAAGCAGCCACCGGCCGGGAAGCCGTGCGTCTCGCGCGCAAGGTCGTCCCCGACGTGATCCTGATGGACATTCGCATGACGGACGGCGACGGGATCGAGGCGACGCGCAGCATCACAGCCGACCCGAGTCTCGCGACGTGCCGCGTACTCGTGCTCAGCATGTTCGAACTCGACGAGTACGTCTACGGCGCGCTTCGAGCCGGGGCCGGCGGCTTCCTCCTCAAGGACGCTCAGCCCGACCAGCTCGTCGATGCGATCCGCCGCACCCACGCCGGGGAGTCCCTCTTCGCTCCGGCGATCCTGATCCGGCTCGTCGAATGCTACGTCAACCGTCCCGCCGCCTCGCCGGTCAGAAGGCTCGACGCGCTCACGGAGCGGGAGACCGAAGTGCTCACGCTCGTCGGCCGAGGACTGTCCAACGACGAGATCGCCACCGCGCTCACCATCTCCATCAAGACCGTCAAGACCCACATCGGCAACCTCCTCGCGAAGCTCCGCGCCCGCGACCGCGCCCAGCTTGTCATCGCCGCTTACGAGAGCGGTCTGGTGTCGCGGAGCTGA
- a CDS encoding type I polyketide synthase — translation MCRVEMAMEMAEDRLRSYLKRVTTELQQTRTRLQDVKDRAQEPIAVIGMSCRFPGGVSSPGEFWELMANGTDAITGFPADRGWESLELPDGGYVRQGGFLHDAAEFDAEFFEISPREAAAMDPQQRLLLETSWEAVEHAGLDPSVLRGSRTGVFVGGTPQDFATVSVGAPAEAAGFILTGTAGSILSGRLAYTLGLEGPGVTVDTACSSSLVALHLAIRALRNDECSMALAGGVTVMSTPGAFVEFSRQNGLAADGRCKPFSEAADGVGWSEGVGLLLVERLSDARRNGHPVLAILRGSAVNSDGASNGLTAPNGPSQRRVIRQALLDAGVAAGDVDLVEAHGTGTELGDPIEAQALLATYGRRREPGRPLLLGSVKSNIGHTQAAAGVAGVIKAVLALRRGIVPPSLHAAEPTTKVMWPDGAVRLVAEATPLPELDRPRLAGVSSFGFSGTNAHVIVEEAPATPPLPAAEGDATAGWVPWVLSGRTEDALRAQAQRLVAALDAAPEWSAADVASALLRGRSCFEHRAVVVGDDLDTLRAGVLAVAEGRPSPSAVVGSGTSATGPVLVFPGQGSQWPGMAADLLTSCPPFADRLAECERALAAWVDFSVTDVVRGTAPPEALDRVEVVQPALWAVMVSLAALWEAEGVRPAAVIGHSQGEIAAACAVGALSIEDGARIVALRSVAVAETLSGRGGMVSVTRSVEEVRADLTGWGDRISVAAINGPESVVVSGERAALTELVEQWERREVRARWIPVDYASHSREVDLLRTRILELAAPIEPRPGSVPFYSTVTGEPLATTGLDAEYWFRNLAETVRFEQAVRACAARGHTVFLEVSPHPVLTMGVEQTLTATGAADTAVVCGTLRRDEPDLRRLLLAEAVLHTRGVAVGWHGTVRATTTAEVTLPTYAFQRRRYWLEPHRPSADATVTPAGEGETAFWARVEQEDLAGLASTLDVSTDAPLDAVLPRLSAWRRRRRELSTVDSWRYRIDWRPMRAQPDARLTGTWLVVEPADGRCRSSASEVGTTLRAGGAEVVVLPVPSELDRVGLADLLRRTLDGSAPPAGVVSLLALDEKDGPAIPSVMPEGGPATVALVQALGDADVHAPLWCLTRGAVSTGPADPVVAPLQAQIWGFGRVVGAEHPERWGGLVDLPERLDARAGARLRAVFAARDENEVAVRAAGSYGRRLVRAPL, via the coding sequence GTGTGCAGAGTGGAGATGGCGATGGAAATGGCCGAGGATAGACTGCGCAGTTATCTGAAGCGGGTGACGACCGAGCTCCAGCAGACCAGAACGAGACTGCAGGATGTCAAGGATCGGGCACAGGAACCGATCGCCGTCATCGGAATGTCCTGTCGATTCCCTGGCGGAGTGAGCTCTCCCGGCGAATTCTGGGAATTGATGGCGAACGGCACCGACGCCATCACAGGATTCCCCGCCGATCGGGGCTGGGAATCACTGGAACTGCCGGACGGCGGATACGTCCGGCAAGGCGGATTCCTGCATGACGCGGCCGAGTTCGACGCCGAATTCTTCGAAATCTCGCCTCGTGAGGCTGCGGCGATGGATCCGCAGCAGCGACTGCTGCTGGAGACCTCCTGGGAGGCGGTCGAGCACGCGGGCCTCGATCCCTCCGTCCTGCGTGGCAGTCGCACCGGGGTCTTCGTCGGTGGCACCCCACAGGACTTCGCCACCGTGTCCGTCGGGGCTCCCGCCGAGGCGGCGGGCTTCATCCTCACGGGCACGGCGGGCAGCATCCTCTCCGGGCGGCTCGCCTACACCCTCGGACTGGAGGGGCCTGGGGTCACCGTTGACACCGCCTGCTCGTCCTCGCTGGTCGCGCTGCACCTCGCGATCCGCGCCCTGCGCAACGACGAGTGCTCGATGGCGTTGGCAGGCGGCGTGACGGTGATGTCGACGCCCGGCGCCTTCGTGGAGTTCTCCCGGCAGAACGGGCTCGCGGCCGACGGTCGCTGCAAGCCCTTCTCCGAGGCCGCGGACGGTGTCGGCTGGTCCGAGGGCGTCGGCCTGCTGTTGGTGGAGCGACTTTCCGACGCGCGCCGCAACGGTCACCCGGTGCTGGCGATCCTGCGGGGCTCCGCCGTGAACTCCGACGGCGCGTCCAATGGACTGACCGCGCCGAACGGCCCCTCACAGCGACGAGTGATCCGACAGGCCCTGCTCGACGCGGGGGTGGCTGCGGGCGACGTCGATCTGGTTGAGGCGCACGGCACCGGCACGGAGCTGGGCGATCCCATTGAGGCGCAGGCCCTGCTCGCCACCTACGGGCGTCGTCGGGAGCCGGGCAGGCCGCTGCTGCTCGGCTCGGTGAAATCCAATATCGGACACACCCAGGCCGCTGCGGGTGTGGCGGGAGTGATAAAGGCGGTCCTCGCCCTGCGCCGCGGGATAGTGCCCCCGTCGCTGCACGCCGCGGAGCCGACCACCAAGGTGATGTGGCCCGACGGGGCCGTGCGGCTGGTGGCTGAGGCCACCCCGCTGCCCGAACTCGACCGACCCCGCCTCGCGGGCGTGTCCTCCTTCGGGTTCAGCGGCACCAACGCGCACGTCATCGTCGAGGAGGCGCCCGCGACACCTCCGCTCCCCGCCGCCGAAGGGGACGCCACCGCGGGCTGGGTGCCCTGGGTGTTGTCCGGCCGTACCGAGGACGCGCTGCGTGCGCAGGCGCAGCGGCTCGTCGCCGCCCTCGACGCCGCTCCGGAGTGGTCGGCGGCCGACGTGGCCTCGGCACTCCTGCGAGGCAGGTCCTGCTTCGAACACCGCGCGGTGGTCGTCGGAGACGATCTCGACACGCTGCGCGCCGGGGTGTTGGCCGTGGCCGAAGGCAGGCCCTCGCCCTCGGCCGTCGTGGGATCCGGCACCTCCGCGACGGGACCGGTGCTGGTCTTCCCCGGACAGGGCTCGCAGTGGCCCGGCATGGCCGCGGACCTCCTGACGTCCTGCCCGCCCTTCGCCGACCGCCTCGCCGAGTGCGAACGGGCGCTGGCGGCCTGGGTAGACTTCTCCGTGACCGACGTCGTCCGAGGCACCGCGCCGCCCGAGGCACTGGACCGGGTGGAGGTCGTGCAGCCCGCGCTGTGGGCGGTGATGGTGTCGCTGGCCGCCCTCTGGGAAGCCGAGGGCGTACGGCCGGCCGCGGTCATCGGTCATTCCCAGGGCGAGATCGCCGCCGCCTGCGCTGTCGGCGCACTGTCCATCGAGGACGGGGCGAGGATCGTCGCCCTGCGCAGCGTCGCCGTGGCCGAGACGCTGTCCGGCCGGGGCGGCATGGTGTCGGTCACTCGCTCCGTGGAGGAGGTGCGCGCCGACCTCACGGGCTGGGGTGATCGCATCTCCGTCGCGGCGATCAACGGCCCCGAGTCGGTGGTGGTCTCCGGCGAGCGAGCCGCCCTGACCGAACTGGTCGAGCAGTGGGAGCGCCGAGAGGTCCGCGCCCGGTGGATTCCGGTGGACTACGCCTCGCACTCCCGCGAGGTCGATTTGCTGCGGACCCGGATCCTTGAGCTCGCGGCGCCGATCGAGCCTCGCCCCGGCAGCGTGCCGTTCTACTCCACCGTCACGGGCGAGCCGTTGGCCACCACAGGACTCGACGCCGAGTACTGGTTCCGCAATCTCGCCGAGACCGTGCGGTTCGAACAGGCGGTGCGGGCCTGCGCCGCACGCGGCCACACCGTGTTCCTTGAGGTCAGTCCACACCCGGTCCTGACGATGGGCGTCGAGCAGACACTGACCGCCACGGGTGCCGCCGACACCGCCGTGGTCTGTGGAACCCTGCGGCGGGACGAGCCCGACCTGCGTCGACTCCTGTTGGCCGAGGCGGTCCTGCACACCCGAGGGGTCGCCGTCGGCTGGCACGGGACTGTGCGGGCCACGACCACCGCCGAGGTGACGCTGCCGACTTACGCTTTCCAGCGCCGACGGTACTGGCTGGAGCCGCACCGCCCGTCGGCTGACGCGACCGTGACTCCGGCGGGCGAGGGCGAGACGGCGTTCTGGGCGCGCGTCGAGCAGGAGGACCTCGCGGGCTTGGCCTCGACTCTGGACGTCTCGACCGACGCCCCACTGGACGCGGTCCTGCCCCGTCTGTCGGCGTGGCGCCGACGGCGACGCGAGCTGTCCACAGTGGACTCCTGGCGGTACCGGATCGACTGGCGGCCGATGCGGGCTCAGCCCGACGCCCGGCTCACCGGGACCTGGCTGGTCGTCGAGCCCGCCGACGGCCGCTGCCGCTCCTCGGCCTCGGAGGTGGGAACGACGCTGCGTGCCGGCGGGGCCGAGGTGGTCGTCCTGCCGGTGCCGAGCGAGCTCGATCGCGTCGGCCTTGCCGACCTGCTGCGCCGGACGCTCGACGGCTCGGCGCCCCCGGCAGGGGTCGTGTCGTTGCTCGCACTGGACGAGAAGGACGGCCCCGCGATCCCCTCGGTCATGCCCGAGGGGGGACCGGCCACCGTCGCGCTGGTGCAGGCCCTGGGCGACGCCGACGTCCACGCCCCGCTCTGGTGCCTCACCCGAGGCGCCGTCTCCACCGGACCGGCCGACCCCGTGGTGGCCCCGTTACAGGCGCAGATCTGGGGATTCGGCCGCGTCGTCGGAGCGGAGCACCCCGAGCGGTGGGGCGGCCTCGTCGACCTGCCCGAGCGACTCGACGCCCGTGCCGGTGCCCGGCTCCGTGCCGTCTTCGCCGCGCGAGACGAGAACGAGGTCGCGGTGCGCGCCGCGGGCTCCTACGGCCGCAGGCTCGTGCGCGCCCCGTTG
- a CDS encoding ferredoxin, which yields MSADAAGPHVHADREVCTGSGKCVLIAPEIFDQDDDGLVLLLDPEPDPRLHDAAKEAVALCPVRALRIA from the coding sequence GTGAGCGCCGACGCCGCAGGGCCACACGTCCACGCCGACCGGGAGGTCTGCACCGGTTCGGGGAAGTGCGTCCTGATTGCCCCGGAAATCTTCGACCAAGACGACGACGGCCTCGTCCTGCTGCTGGATCCGGAGCCTGATCCTCGCCTGCACGACGCCGCGAAGGAGGCGGTGGCGTTGTGCCCGGTCCGGGCACTGCGGATCGCCTGA
- a CDS encoding cytochrome P450 yields MTDAATDSVVEFPILRKCPYEPPAEYGEMLASGGPSPIRLYNGTQGWLVTGYDDAKAVLSDPLFSSDATNPGYPMLSAAMEGTRAFSTLITLDAPEHTRLRRTVISEFTVRRMHGLRPLIQRTADELIDAMLAADKPVDLVQAYSTPMAGSVICHLLGISYADMQEFVAKSQDVPLETSDSLDADDVGSAMNAHLVPVTQYLYQAIMEKEREPGDDLLSRVIAKHVATGTLTHAELVNLCFLFFGAGQLPTASMISLGVAALLENPEQLAALRADETVLPGAVDELLRYVSVSDLSGLRVATADVEIGGVAIAAGDPVIVANGAANRDTEVFDEPNVLDVHRNARAHIAFGHGSHQCLGANLTRVELEIAYGTLFRRIPGLRLAVPASELTGLPGSPLPDIMSMPVTW; encoded by the coding sequence ATGACTGACGCTGCCACGGATTCCGTAGTGGAATTTCCGATTCTGCGAAAATGCCCCTACGAGCCGCCCGCCGAGTACGGTGAAATGCTGGCGTCGGGCGGACCCAGCCCGATTCGCCTGTACAACGGGACCCAGGGCTGGCTGGTCACCGGGTACGACGATGCCAAGGCCGTGCTATCCGACCCGCTGTTCAGCTCGGACGCCACCAACCCCGGATACCCGATGTTGAGTGCCGCGATGGAGGGTACCCGTGCCTTCTCGACCCTGATCACGCTCGACGCGCCGGAGCACACCAGACTTCGGCGCACCGTGATCAGTGAGTTCACCGTGCGTCGAATGCACGGTCTCCGGCCGCTCATTCAGCGGACCGCGGACGAGCTGATCGACGCCATGCTGGCCGCAGACAAGCCGGTGGATCTGGTGCAGGCCTATTCGACGCCGATGGCAGGCAGCGTGATCTGCCATCTGCTGGGCATCTCCTACGCGGATATGCAGGAGTTCGTCGCGAAGAGCCAGGACGTCCCGCTGGAGACCAGTGACTCCCTGGACGCCGACGACGTCGGATCCGCGATGAACGCCCACCTGGTCCCGGTCACTCAGTATCTCTACCAGGCGATCATGGAGAAGGAGCGCGAGCCGGGGGACGACCTGCTCAGCAGGGTCATCGCCAAGCACGTCGCCACCGGGACACTGACCCACGCCGAACTGGTCAACCTGTGCTTCCTGTTCTTTGGCGCAGGTCAGCTGCCCACCGCGTCGATGATCTCCCTGGGCGTGGCGGCCCTGCTGGAGAACCCCGAGCAGCTCGCCGCCCTGAGGGCCGACGAGACCGTGCTGCCGGGAGCCGTGGACGAGCTGCTGCGCTATGTCAGCGTCTCCGACCTGTCGGGGTTGCGCGTGGCGACCGCGGACGTCGAGATCGGCGGCGTGGCGATCGCGGCGGGTGACCCCGTCATCGTGGCCAACGGCGCGGCCAACCGCGACACCGAGGTCTTCGACGAGCCCAACGTGCTGGACGTGCACCGCAACGCTCGCGCACACATCGCCTTCGGGCACGGCTCCCATCAGTGCCTCGGCGCCAACCTCACCCGGGTGGAACTGGAGATCGCCTACGGCACGCTGTTCCGCCGCATCCCCGGCCTCCGCCTCGCCGTGCCCGCCTCGGAGCTGACGGGCCTGCCGGGCTCGCCGCTGCCCGACATCATGTCGATGCCGGTCACCTGGTGA